One segment of Penaeus vannamei isolate JL-2024 chromosome 3, ASM4276789v1, whole genome shotgun sequence DNA contains the following:
- the LOC113807507 gene encoding prolow-density lipoprotein receptor-related protein 1 isoform X2, translating to MDFPDPIQEEEKEKQEESVTAIAGEFFGTTTIHGVGRVFKKSNVFRRVVWFLVFLVFVVWSVYQIGLVINDYNRFSKNINRKVVVETNVVFPAVTVCNLSPLPRSPALADHPLWAPFMDVEDCYSGKDSLPRCESMGDERLKREVKTTEGNGINIIQKQEETGNKQDSSELSPRHPATGLDNRVQTTSSPSTLPRLKRSIGAVQPQECLPGMFRCNDGTCIHSRLVCDGDGHCPDKEDEQTCCGCPEYHVGCNDRCYPDYERCFSCGESGCDDVTPPCKEGYFQCSDGRCINNHFLCDGHQDCSWYGEDEKNCTTCKEGFLCHTGECLPHYLRCDVSKNCPGGEDESQCDRCAGGVLCPSGDCIEMKYRCKVIETCGDMTWCVTCGEGYECRTGECIPSYQRCDAVKDCPEGDDEGGCDSCKDGFLCNTGECVPFYLTCNAEADCPEGEDELACETCQGYLCKTGECLPSDVRCNGTKRCPGGEDEEECDCKDGFLCNSGACLEVSSFCNGESECPGGEDEAACDTCTEGFLCSSGKCLHSRQRCDTSKDCPDDGDELSCATCEGGFLCSTGECFPKHYRCDLMDDCPGGEDEEGCDECQGRFFCMTGSCIDQSAVCNNITDCPGGEDESNCDRCKGFQCGTGGCIPSYFRCDTFEGCPNGEDEKDCEYCTNGFLCNDKQCKAISERCNGYEDCPEGEDEIDCETCKEGFLCKSGHCLTYIGRCDGKLHCPDGDDEEDCYTCENRFRCKTGECIVFAQWCNNVTDCPGGEDEEDCDRCPEGAFSCNTGECIPAGWRCNFIKECPGGEDEAGCFENFYASCPKGYFQCKDGLCVMGWYHCDGVDDCLYEENQCDECRPGAFKCSTSLCIEGHRVCDGVANCPEGEDELNCTNNDINARTCPPGYMKCEGYCYSGRAVCMYPVECDVDTDILCDSLVIADEAHQVRLRCSEYYRELVTLLGYSTDVNVTFDDEYCLALDQHEFWSPLCQAGVVCDRFGCYDMELNRYSESYASRGPKKMSLLCKGTTLYYDDVSLYSERLEGVLTTKSLKLLLKQQEKKSDLIDLQEMFRPSYDHQQEFAVSPEELVYSCTFDNQPCDHSHFHNWTSDRYGTCYTFNGFMHTGNSKPRTVVHVGPKNGLQLTLNVPVGLPLLSPERGMRVVIHSPFILPVPEEEGFNVGPGSSSVSVTRTENQRLGKPHGECNKYYDTDLPFEYSPLLCDQLCVEQELRQRCGCSIGLSPVYEALAYKPEERCEGKLPSQKLCMDRVKRDVIEQKIQCDCPQSCREMKYQSQVTSSKIDDTYFSILGQTRKKVPSLCSNDTELLRLLVYLGSMYYDVIEETPAYTWDTLLSNIGGSLGLFIGVSLVSILEVLEFLWDVCSISLRRCRKTGKLEALRKK from the exons GAAGAGCAACGTGTTCCGGCGAGTGGTGTGGTTTCTGGTATTCCTGGTGTTCGTGGTGTGGTCCGTCTACCAAATCGGCCTCGTGATAAACGACTACAACCGCTTTTCCAAAAACATCAATCGGAAG GTCGTCGTTGAAACAAACGTTGTGTTCCCAGCGGTGACCGTGTGTAACCTAAGTCCGCTTCCCCGCTCTCCTGCCCTGGCCGACCATCCCTTGTGGGCTCCGTTCATGGATGTTGAAGACTGTTATTCAGGAAAAG ACTCTTTGCCAAGATGTGAAAGCATGGGGGACGAACGACTTAAAAGGGAAGTAAAGACAACGGAAGGAAATGGAATAAACATAATACAAAAACAAGAGGAGACTGGGAATAAGCAAGACTCTTCTGAATTGAGTCCACGCCATCCTGCAACAGGTTTAGATAATCGTGTACAG ACCACATCCAGCCCCTCCACGCTCCCACGGCTAAAAAGGTCCATTGGAGCAGTGCAACCCCAGGAATGTCTGCCAGGCATGTTCAGGTGCAACGACGGCACTTGCATTCACTCACGTCTCGTTTGTGATGGCGATGGCCACTGCCCTGACAAGGAAGATGAGCAAACATGCT GTGGGTGTCCTGAGTATCATGTCGGCTGCAACGATCGGTGCTATCCCGACTACGAGCGCTGTTTCTCGTGTGGAGAAAGTGGCTGCGACGATG TGACTCCCCCGTGCAAAGAGGGCTATTTCCAGTGCTCAGATGGCCGGTGTATAAATAACCATTTCCTTTGCGATGGACACCAAGATTGCAGTTGGTATGGAGAAGACGAAAAGAACTGCA CCACGTGTAAGGAAGGGTTCCTTTGCCACACGGGCGAGTGTCTGCCTCACTACCTTCGCTGCGACGTGAGCAAAAACTGTCCGGGCGGGGAGGACGAGAGTCAGTGCG ACAGGTGTGCAGGAGGTGTCCTCTGCCCGTCAGGCGACTGTATTGAAATGAAATATCGGTGCAAAGTGATCGAGACATGTGGTGACATGACTTGGTGCG TGACCTGCGGCGAGGGATACGAGTGCAGGACAGGGGAGTGCATTCCTTCGTACCAGCGCTGTGACGCCGTGAAGGATTGTCCTGAAGGCGACGACGAAGGAGGATGTG ACTCTTGCAAGGACGGGTTCCTCTGCAACACTGGAGAATGTGTGCCCTTCTACCTGACGTGCAATGCAGAGGCGGATTGTCCCGAGGGAGAGGACGAACTGGCGTGTG AGACATGCCAAGGCTACCTGTGCAAGACGGGCGAGTGTCTACCCTCCGACGTCCGGTGCAACGGGACGAAGCGGTGCCCGGgcggagaggacgaggaagaatgcG ATTGCAAGGACGGCTTCCTTTGCAACTCGGGGGCGTGTCTCGAGGTCTCTTCCTTCTGCAACGGAGAGTCGGAGTGCCCGGGCGGCGAGGACGAGGCCGCCTGCG ACACGTGCACCGAGGGCTTCCTTTGCAGTTCGGGGAAATGCCTTCACTCCCGACAGCGGTGCGACACGAGTAAGGATTGCCCGGATGATGGAGACGAGCTGAGTTgcg CGACGTGCGAGGGGGGGTTCCTCTGCTCAACAGGTGAATGCTTCCCCAAGCACTACAGGTGTGATCTGATGGACGACTGCCctggaggagaggacgaggaaggctgtg ATGAATGCCAGGGACGTTTCTTCTGCATGACAGGATCATGCATTGACCAGTCAGCTGTTTGCAACAACATTACGGACTGCCCGGGAGGAGAAGACGAATCGAATTGCG ATCGTTGCAAAGGCTTCCAGTGTGGCACAGGAGGATGCATTCCTTCTTATTTCCGCTGCGACACCTTTGAAGGATGTCCAaatggggaggatgagaaggactgtg AATATTGCACGAATGGGTTTCTCTGCAATGATAAGCAATGTAAAGCCATTAGCGAGCGTTGCAACGGATACGAGGACTGCCCTGAAGGAGAAGACGAGATAGACTGTG AGACATGCAAGGAAGGTTTTCTCTGCAAAAGTGGCCATTGTTTAACTTATATAGGCCGATGTGACGGAAAATTGCACTGCCCCGACGGAGACGATGAGGAAGATTGCT ACACCTGCGAGAACCGGTTCAGGTGCAAGACGGGGGAGTGCATTGTCTTCGCCCAATGGTGCAACAACGTGACGGACTGTCcagggggggaggacgaggaagattgTG aCCGGTGTCCAGAGGGGGCTTTCTCGTGCAATACAGGAGAATGCATACCCGCAGGTTGGCGCTGCAATTTTATCAAAGAGTGCCCAGGCGGGGAAGACGAGGCTGGGTGTTTTGAAA ATTTCTATGCTAGCTGCCCGAAAGGATACTTCCAGTGTAAGGATGGCCTCTGTGTCATGGGCTGGTATCACTGCGATGGTGTTGACGACTGCCTGTACGAGGAAAATCAGTGTG ATGAGTGCCGACCTGGTGCCTTTAAGTGCTCGACCTCCTTGTGCATTGAAGGGCATCGGGTTTGTGACGGAGTGGCCAACTGCCCGGAGGGAGAAGATGAACTGAACTGCA ctaataatgatataaatgccaGGACCTGCCCTCCAGGATATATGAAGTGTGAAGGTTACTGCTACAGTGGCAGAGCCGTATGTATGTATCCCGTCGAGTGTGATGTGGACACAGATATATTGTGCG ATAGTCTTGTTATAGCAGACGAAGCACACCAAGTACGCCTCAGATGCAGCGAATACTACCGTGAACTGGTGACCTTGCTTGGTTACTCGACTGACGTTAATGTGACCTTTGACGACGAATACTGTCTCGCTTTGGACC AACATGAATTTTGGAGTCCTCTGTGCCAGGCGGGTGTTGTGTGTGATCGCTTTGGTTGCTACGACATGGAACTGAATC GTTACTCCGAGTCGTACGCCTCACGTGGACCAAAGAAAATGTCCTTGTTGTGCAAAGGAACGACCCTGTATTATGATGATGTTTCCC TGTACAGCGAGAGACTAGAAGGTGTCCTCACAACCAAGTCGCTGAAACTACTACTGAAACAACAGGAGAAAAAATCGGACCTGATCGATCTACAGGAGATGTTTCGGCCCTCGTACGACCACCAGCAGGAGTTCGCCGTCTCTCCTGAAGAACTGGTGTATTCGTGCACGTTTGACAACCAGCCGTGTGATCACAG CCATTTCCACAACTGGACGAGTGACCGTTACGGCACGTGCTACACTTTCAACGGTTTTATGCACACTGGCAACAGCAAGCCTCGAACAGTCGTACACGTCGGTCCAAAG AACGGCTTGCAACTTACTCTGAACGTGCCTGTGGGTTTGCCTCTGCTCTCCCCTGAACGAGGCATGCGAGTTGTGATACACAGTCCCTTTATCTTGCCTGTCCCTGAAGAAGAAGGGTTCAACGTTGGCCCTGGCAGTTCCTCTGTCAGCGTCACAAGG ACGGAAAATCAGCGCTTGGGGAAACCTCATGGAGAGTGCAACAAATATTATGATACAGACCTACCCTTTGAATATTCGCCTTTG TTGTGTGATCAGCTGTGCGTAGAGCAAGAACTGAGACAGCGTTGCGGGTGTTCCATAGGCCTCAGTCCGGTATATGAAGCACTGGCCTACAAACCCGAAGAGAGATGTGAAGGAAAGCTGCCCTCGCAAA agTTATGTATGGATCGTGTTAAAAGAGATGTTATTGAGCAGAAAATCCAGTGCGATTGTCCACAGTCTTGTCG agaGATGAAGTACCAATCGCAAGTGACTTCCAGCAAAATAGACGACACGTACTTCAGCATCTTGGGCCAGACGAGGAAGAAAGTGCCCAGCTTGTGTTCGAA TGACACAGAACTACTGAGACTGCTAGTTTATCTGGGCTCCATGTACTACGATGTGATAGAAGAAACGCCGGCTTATACG TGGGACACTCTCCTGAGCAACATTGGCGGTTCCCTCGGCCTGTTCATTGGCGTGTCTCTGGTCAGCATACTCGAAGTGCTGGAATTCCTGTGGGATGTTTGCAGCATTTCCCTCCGCCGATGCAGGAAGACTGGGAAGCTGGAGGCATTACGGAAGAAGTAA
- the LOC113807507 gene encoding uncharacterized protein isoform X3 produces the protein MDDDGVQKPLQNPWLLNLLTMDFPDPIQEEEKEKQEESVTAIAGEFFGTTTIHGVGRVFKKSNVFRRVVWFLVFLVFVVWSVYQIGLVINDYNRFSKNINRKVVVETNVVFPAVTVCNLSPLPRSPALADHPLWAPFMDVEDCYSGKDSLPRCESMGDERLKREVKTTEGNGINIIQKQEETGNKQDSSELSPRHPATGLDNRVQTTSSPSTLPRLKRSIGAVQPQECLPGMFRCNDGTCIHSRLVCDGDGHCPDKEDEQTCCGCPEYHVGCNDRCYPDYERCFSCGESGCDDVTPPCKEGYFQCSDGRCINNHFLCDGHQDCSWYGEDEKNCTTCKEGFLCHTGECLPHYLRCDVSKNCPGGEDESQCDRCAGGVLCPSGDCIEMKYRCKVIETCGDMTWCVTCGEGYECRTGECIPSYQRCDAVKDCPEGDDEGGCDSCKDGFLCNTGECVPFYLTCNAEADCPEGEDELACETCQGYLCKTGECLPSDVRCNGTKRCPGGEDEEECDTCTEGFLCSSGKCLHSRQRCDTSKDCPDDGDELSCATCEGGFLCSTGECFPKHYRCDLMDDCPGGEDEEGCDECQGRFFCMTGSCIDQSAVCNNITDCPGGEDESNCDRCKGFQCGTGGCIPSYFRCDTFEGCPNGEDEKDCEYCTNGFLCNDKQCKAISERCNGYEDCPEGEDEIDCETCKEGFLCKSGHCLTYIGRCDGKLHCPDGDDEEDCYTCENRFRCKTGECIVFAQWCNNVTDCPGGEDEEDCDRCPEGAFSCNTGECIPAGWRCNFIKECPGGEDEAGCFENFYASCPKGYFQCKDGLCVMGWYHCDGVDDCLYEENQCDECRPGAFKCSTSLCIEGHRVCDGVANCPEGEDELNCTNNDINARTCPPGYMKCEGYCYSGRAVCMYPVECDVDTDILCDSLVIADEAHQVRLRCSEYYRELVTLLGYSTDVNVTFDDEYCLALDQHEFWSPLCQAGVVCDRFGCYDMELNRYSESYASRGPKKMSLLCKGTTLYYDDVSLYSERLEGVLTTKSLKLLLKQQEKKSDLIDLQEMFRPSYDHQQEFAVSPEELVYSCTFDNQPCDHSHFHNWTSDRYGTCYTFNGFMHTGNSKPRTVVHVGPKNGLQLTLNVPVGLPLLSPERGMRVVIHSPFILPVPEEEGFNVGPGSSSVSVTRTENQRLGKPHGECNKYYDTDLPFEYSPLLCDQLCVEQELRQRCGCSIGLSPVYEALAYKPEERCEGKLPSQKLCMDRVKRDVIEQKIQCDCPQSCREMKYQSQVTSSKIDDTYFSILGQTRKKVPSLCSNDTELLRLLVYLGSMYYDVIEETPAYTWDTLLSNIGGSLGLFIGVSLVSILEVLEFLWDVCSISLRRCRKTGKLEALRKK, from the exons GAAGAGCAACGTGTTCCGGCGAGTGGTGTGGTTTCTGGTATTCCTGGTGTTCGTGGTGTGGTCCGTCTACCAAATCGGCCTCGTGATAAACGACTACAACCGCTTTTCCAAAAACATCAATCGGAAG GTCGTCGTTGAAACAAACGTTGTGTTCCCAGCGGTGACCGTGTGTAACCTAAGTCCGCTTCCCCGCTCTCCTGCCCTGGCCGACCATCCCTTGTGGGCTCCGTTCATGGATGTTGAAGACTGTTATTCAGGAAAAG ACTCTTTGCCAAGATGTGAAAGCATGGGGGACGAACGACTTAAAAGGGAAGTAAAGACAACGGAAGGAAATGGAATAAACATAATACAAAAACAAGAGGAGACTGGGAATAAGCAAGACTCTTCTGAATTGAGTCCACGCCATCCTGCAACAGGTTTAGATAATCGTGTACAG ACCACATCCAGCCCCTCCACGCTCCCACGGCTAAAAAGGTCCATTGGAGCAGTGCAACCCCAGGAATGTCTGCCAGGCATGTTCAGGTGCAACGACGGCACTTGCATTCACTCACGTCTCGTTTGTGATGGCGATGGCCACTGCCCTGACAAGGAAGATGAGCAAACATGCT GTGGGTGTCCTGAGTATCATGTCGGCTGCAACGATCGGTGCTATCCCGACTACGAGCGCTGTTTCTCGTGTGGAGAAAGTGGCTGCGACGATG TGACTCCCCCGTGCAAAGAGGGCTATTTCCAGTGCTCAGATGGCCGGTGTATAAATAACCATTTCCTTTGCGATGGACACCAAGATTGCAGTTGGTATGGAGAAGACGAAAAGAACTGCA CCACGTGTAAGGAAGGGTTCCTTTGCCACACGGGCGAGTGTCTGCCTCACTACCTTCGCTGCGACGTGAGCAAAAACTGTCCGGGCGGGGAGGACGAGAGTCAGTGCG ACAGGTGTGCAGGAGGTGTCCTCTGCCCGTCAGGCGACTGTATTGAAATGAAATATCGGTGCAAAGTGATCGAGACATGTGGTGACATGACTTGGTGCG TGACCTGCGGCGAGGGATACGAGTGCAGGACAGGGGAGTGCATTCCTTCGTACCAGCGCTGTGACGCCGTGAAGGATTGTCCTGAAGGCGACGACGAAGGAGGATGTG ACTCTTGCAAGGACGGGTTCCTCTGCAACACTGGAGAATGTGTGCCCTTCTACCTGACGTGCAATGCAGAGGCGGATTGTCCCGAGGGAGAGGACGAACTGGCGTGTG AGACATGCCAAGGCTACCTGTGCAAGACGGGCGAGTGTCTACCCTCCGACGTCCGGTGCAACGGGACGAAGCGGTGCCCGGgcggagaggacgaggaagaatgcG ACACGTGCACCGAGGGCTTCCTTTGCAGTTCGGGGAAATGCCTTCACTCCCGACAGCGGTGCGACACGAGTAAGGATTGCCCGGATGATGGAGACGAGCTGAGTTgcg CGACGTGCGAGGGGGGGTTCCTCTGCTCAACAGGTGAATGCTTCCCCAAGCACTACAGGTGTGATCTGATGGACGACTGCCctggaggagaggacgaggaaggctgtg ATGAATGCCAGGGACGTTTCTTCTGCATGACAGGATCATGCATTGACCAGTCAGCTGTTTGCAACAACATTACGGACTGCCCGGGAGGAGAAGACGAATCGAATTGCG ATCGTTGCAAAGGCTTCCAGTGTGGCACAGGAGGATGCATTCCTTCTTATTTCCGCTGCGACACCTTTGAAGGATGTCCAaatggggaggatgagaaggactgtg AATATTGCACGAATGGGTTTCTCTGCAATGATAAGCAATGTAAAGCCATTAGCGAGCGTTGCAACGGATACGAGGACTGCCCTGAAGGAGAAGACGAGATAGACTGTG AGACATGCAAGGAAGGTTTTCTCTGCAAAAGTGGCCATTGTTTAACTTATATAGGCCGATGTGACGGAAAATTGCACTGCCCCGACGGAGACGATGAGGAAGATTGCT ACACCTGCGAGAACCGGTTCAGGTGCAAGACGGGGGAGTGCATTGTCTTCGCCCAATGGTGCAACAACGTGACGGACTGTCcagggggggaggacgaggaagattgTG aCCGGTGTCCAGAGGGGGCTTTCTCGTGCAATACAGGAGAATGCATACCCGCAGGTTGGCGCTGCAATTTTATCAAAGAGTGCCCAGGCGGGGAAGACGAGGCTGGGTGTTTTGAAA ATTTCTATGCTAGCTGCCCGAAAGGATACTTCCAGTGTAAGGATGGCCTCTGTGTCATGGGCTGGTATCACTGCGATGGTGTTGACGACTGCCTGTACGAGGAAAATCAGTGTG ATGAGTGCCGACCTGGTGCCTTTAAGTGCTCGACCTCCTTGTGCATTGAAGGGCATCGGGTTTGTGACGGAGTGGCCAACTGCCCGGAGGGAGAAGATGAACTGAACTGCA ctaataatgatataaatgccaGGACCTGCCCTCCAGGATATATGAAGTGTGAAGGTTACTGCTACAGTGGCAGAGCCGTATGTATGTATCCCGTCGAGTGTGATGTGGACACAGATATATTGTGCG ATAGTCTTGTTATAGCAGACGAAGCACACCAAGTACGCCTCAGATGCAGCGAATACTACCGTGAACTGGTGACCTTGCTTGGTTACTCGACTGACGTTAATGTGACCTTTGACGACGAATACTGTCTCGCTTTGGACC AACATGAATTTTGGAGTCCTCTGTGCCAGGCGGGTGTTGTGTGTGATCGCTTTGGTTGCTACGACATGGAACTGAATC GTTACTCCGAGTCGTACGCCTCACGTGGACCAAAGAAAATGTCCTTGTTGTGCAAAGGAACGACCCTGTATTATGATGATGTTTCCC TGTACAGCGAGAGACTAGAAGGTGTCCTCACAACCAAGTCGCTGAAACTACTACTGAAACAACAGGAGAAAAAATCGGACCTGATCGATCTACAGGAGATGTTTCGGCCCTCGTACGACCACCAGCAGGAGTTCGCCGTCTCTCCTGAAGAACTGGTGTATTCGTGCACGTTTGACAACCAGCCGTGTGATCACAG CCATTTCCACAACTGGACGAGTGACCGTTACGGCACGTGCTACACTTTCAACGGTTTTATGCACACTGGCAACAGCAAGCCTCGAACAGTCGTACACGTCGGTCCAAAG AACGGCTTGCAACTTACTCTGAACGTGCCTGTGGGTTTGCCTCTGCTCTCCCCTGAACGAGGCATGCGAGTTGTGATACACAGTCCCTTTATCTTGCCTGTCCCTGAAGAAGAAGGGTTCAACGTTGGCCCTGGCAGTTCCTCTGTCAGCGTCACAAGG ACGGAAAATCAGCGCTTGGGGAAACCTCATGGAGAGTGCAACAAATATTATGATACAGACCTACCCTTTGAATATTCGCCTTTG TTGTGTGATCAGCTGTGCGTAGAGCAAGAACTGAGACAGCGTTGCGGGTGTTCCATAGGCCTCAGTCCGGTATATGAAGCACTGGCCTACAAACCCGAAGAGAGATGTGAAGGAAAGCTGCCCTCGCAAA agTTATGTATGGATCGTGTTAAAAGAGATGTTATTGAGCAGAAAATCCAGTGCGATTGTCCACAGTCTTGTCG agaGATGAAGTACCAATCGCAAGTGACTTCCAGCAAAATAGACGACACGTACTTCAGCATCTTGGGCCAGACGAGGAAGAAAGTGCCCAGCTTGTGTTCGAA TGACACAGAACTACTGAGACTGCTAGTTTATCTGGGCTCCATGTACTACGATGTGATAGAAGAAACGCCGGCTTATACG TGGGACACTCTCCTGAGCAACATTGGCGGTTCCCTCGGCCTGTTCATTGGCGTGTCTCTGGTCAGCATACTCGAAGTGCTGGAATTCCTGTGGGATGTTTGCAGCATTTCCCTCCGCCGATGCAGGAAGACTGGGAAGCTGGAGGCATTACGGAAGAAGTAA